DNA from Actinoplanes sp. SE50/110:
ACCGACCGCCGCCCGGTGCTGTTCAATCGCACTCTGCGCCAGTTCTACGGCCTGCCGGAAGACCTGACCCCCGCCGAAGCCATGGCCGGCGCCTACACCCAGTTGCGCCACCTCGACGGCACACCGTACGCGACCGACGAACTCGCCACGGTCCGCGCACTGCGCGAGGGCAGTGTCCGCGACGTCCGGGCGGTGATGCAGGCGCCGGACATGCCCGACCGGCACATTCTCACCAACGCCGAAGCCATCCACGACGCCGCCGGTCACCTGCTCGGGGCGGTGGCCACCGTCCAGGACGTGACCGATCGCCGTCGCCGGGAACGCTTCCGTGACTGCGAATTGCGCGTCGCCGGGATCCTCAACCGCTGCGACACCATCGCCGAGGCCGCACCACCGATCCTGCGAGCCGTCGGCGAGGCGCTGCACTGGCAGTACCTCGCGTTGCTGCTGATCGACGAGGTGGCCGACGTGCTGCGCGTGGCCGCCTGCTGGAGTGCCCCCGGTGTCGAGGTGGGCGGTCTGCTGCCCGACATGATCGGTCGCGGCGACGCCGAGACCCGCCGGCTGGGCCGCACCGACCAGCCACTGCCGCTGTCCGACCTGGTCGACTCCCACCTCATCGCCCGCCATGCCGCGCAGACCATCGCCCGCGCCGCCGCCGACCAGGGCCTGCGCGCCAGCCTCGCCGTCCCGATCCGCGACGCCGACACCATCCTCGGCGTCCTGGTGTCGCTGAGCTCCACCGCCGAGTGCGACAGAGTGCTCTTGGCTGGCCTGCTCACCAGCGTCACCGCACAGCTGGGTCAATTCCTCATCCACCGCCGCAATGCCGAGCTGCAGGCGCAGCTGGTCCACGCCAAGGACGATTTCCTCACCCTGGTGGGTCACGAGATGCGCACACCGCTCACCTCGATCATCAGCTACAGCACCCTGCTCGCCGACGAGCTCATCGAACCGGAGCTGGGCGCCGTGGTCGCCGCCATCACCCGCAACACCAGCACTCTGCAGTCGATCATCGACGAACTGCTGGACCTCGCCGGTCTGGAAGCCGGGAACACCTCTTTGCAACTGCGTCCCACCCACCTGACCGAGATCGTCAACGCCGCGGTCACCGCCGTGCCCGTCGACGCCCAACGACGCATCCACACCGACATGCCCCCCACGCTGCTCGTCGAAGCCGACCCGCACCGCCTCCGGCAGATCATCGATCACCTGCTGTCCAACGCCATCAAATACAGCCCCGACGGCGGTGACATCCGGATCAGCGCCCACGAGCACGACACCGGCGTCGTCGAACTCGCCGTCGTCGACCCCGGCATCGGCATCCCCGCCGAAGACCATCAACAGCTGTTCACCCGCTTCCACCGTGCCGGCAACACCCGCCACAGCTACATCCCCGGCACCGGCCTGGGTCTCGCTCTGGTACGCGCCCTGGTCCACGCCCACGGCGGCACCATCACCTACGACCCTCACCACCGCCCCGGCACCCGCATCACCCTCCGACTGCCCCAGCACCACAGCGGCGCCGGGAAGCCCGGAAACGCCGTGCCCGGTAGCGGAACCCTC
Protein-coding regions in this window:
- a CDS encoding ATP-binding protein, whose protein sequence is MAARLLRAPMAVLSLVGAEQEEFLGMFGLPASPAARRRTGEHLVCANVVAADGPLAVPDMTADPQFAEHPAFTGHGIRAFAGVPLRDGQDRQVGALSVLDDGPHDWSETDLSTLVEITAMLGPVPVGADPVIAMAALTDLDQSGSAADAPAAAVSATVHAEVQAGFITALLDSLQVGVFAVDTDRRPVLFNRTLRQFYGLPEDLTPAEAMAGAYTQLRHLDGTPYATDELATVRALREGSVRDVRAVMQAPDMPDRHILTNAEAIHDAAGHLLGAVATVQDVTDRRRRERFRDCELRVAGILNRCDTIAEAAPPILRAVGEALHWQYLALLLIDEVADVLRVAACWSAPGVEVGGLLPDMIGRGDAETRRLGRTDQPLPLSDLVDSHLIARHAAQTIARAAADQGLRASLAVPIRDADTILGVLVSLSSTAECDRVLLAGLLTSVTAQLGQFLIHRRNAELQAQLVHAKDDFLTLVGHEMRTPLTSIISYSTLLADELIEPELGAVVAAITRNTSTLQSIIDELLDLAGLEAGNTSLQLRPTHLTEIVNAAVTAVPVDAQRRIHTDMPPTLLVEADPHRLRQIIDHLLSNAIKYSPDGGDIRISAHEHDTGVVELAVVDPGIGIPAEDHQQLFTRFHRAGNTRHSYIPGTGLGLALVRALVHAHGGTITYDPHHRPGTRITLRLPQHHSGAGKPGNAVPGSGTLNGYRTT